The window CAGGCATCATGACATTGTGGATTGAGGTTTCATTTGAAGTCAGAATCTTGACATGCTTAGAATCTTCTCCTACCTCTGACATTACTTAAGACCAAGGTCAAGTCACAttgaagaagaggaaatattAGACAGGGAAATATAGTTTATAACCTTGTTCTCTCTGTACTGACCACATACCTTCCCCTACCTTCCCAGTgttcaataaactttttttaattctgtaaatatttcacttgttttccaattatatacaatatagttTCTAccagtcttttttaaaaaggttttgaattttacagttttcccttctctcactttcctctctccccccatCAGAAGGCAgcctgatatagtctttacatttatttccatgatacgcatagatcaaaattgaatgtgttgagagaaaaaggtaatacataagacaacttttagaaaattgaatataataatctttgtttttttttaaactccacagttccttctgtgTGGGAtgaagttttgagatttcttcaataAAAAGTTATAGATTGAATCTGGTTAGCTATGtgtccctcctcccttgacaaagcaaacttctgggatattgttgaagagtcaactgacttcatcttatctgttgatgtTTGGAAAATgattcaattcctgggactaaagagataatctggtttcagttttaattttatgttccttttcctagattagtttgctttgtttgaattttatgctcctTTCCCTAAGGTAGTTCTTGTGattagattgtaaaaccacatcCCTCATTATTAacaagggtgggtcagtggggtggggggggatcatgttaggataaatgtgattcttgaacCTTTCTCTTTAGCCTCAGCTGATTGTGGCCCATTTCTTGAGAAAcaaataaagccttctcttcataccttgagagatctctgaaatttattcaaGTGGTATTTGTCCCACACAcgtctctggatatagatggtattctctatcacaaatcTTCTGAAATTGTCCTTCATCATTGCGGgagtgagcaaatccatcaaggttgatcatcatcccatgatgttaaggtgtataatgttctggttctgctcatctagctcaacatcaattcatgcaagtctttccagacttcttgaattcccatccctcctgatttctaatagaacaatagagttccataacatacataaaccacaatttgttcagccactctctaattgatgaacatcccttcaattttcaattctttgccattacaaacagagctgctatggatatttttatacaaatggtCTCTTCAGGTtacagaaccagtagtggtattcctggatccaagggtatgtatagttttattgctctttcggcataattccaaattattctccagaaaggctggatcagttcacagctccaccagcaatgtattagtgtcccagatttcctgcatcccctccaacattgatcattatcctttatgaccatattggccaatctgagagctgtgaggtggtacctcagagatgctttaatttgcatctctctaatcaatgataatgaataagaaaattaagttttcttataagtaagttctctCGAGCCTAtatgaggatgtgccttcctcACGAATTTACCCCCCCAACATTCCATAAGTGATTTGGCCAAATTCCAAAGGttccaggagccagccactccttggaatacacaggtagtactggggagaactggctattctcacagtattgactttattcaaagtaaaattttccagccccctatggcatttccttgaagtcttcaaactgGTAGACTTGTAGGCTTTTCCCATATTACTGTTAAAGGAACTCCCTCCCAACTAAGGAAATCCCTCCCAAATAAATTAGCAactagccttctttgttctccactgataaaCACTCTGAGGCTTCAAGCATTGgtgggaatctcacccatggagaattgattctgcctggggctcgctctttctttctttctttctttctttctttctttctttctttctctatttctttctttcttcctttctttcccaattgGGACTCAGAAAAGGCTGAAAAAGAACACAGGCTCCCCCCAGCCATGGACtattcagagttggtgctcccccaaattggtgatgttatctttttcttctactttgattatagtattactaacccattgtctttaatgtattagttgctgtattggatgttattgtaatcaatctattccttgtgttgtgtaattaaaatactttcattctcaCGAGTATCAGCAAGAGTGTCATTTGCAGGAAGGAATCCGAACCTCAtttaagagcaatttttcataagtaAAGTACCTTGCTCCTCCCTGGCAAGGACTCCtggtaacccccccccccaaaaaaaagccccAATCAATCTGAAAGGATTAAAtctttgaatctagcctcagacacttgactcttactaactgtgtgaccttaggcaaatcacttaagtacCTCCCATCCAGGGCTGTCTGtggtcattctgattcatatcaggccactggatCCATACGGCCCTGGCGGGAAAAGTGAGGATGGTGATTCAGGcatagcccccctcactcaaaaccaattcatgtgcttgtcatgtcatgatcttcaagaacaaaggtcaAACATAATCAAGTCTTTGACTTATTACCTCTCGTCTacatatccctaattacctcacCTCCACTATCACTCCCTAAGTTTGTCTTAACAAGCTCACTGACTTCTCAGTTGAGTTTTTCCACTTTGtgaaattcaattttctctagaatGGGGAAAAAACTTTCCCCAAATAAAACTCCATTGCTCCTCTACTTTTCCTTACTAATCTTTTATGGAGGCTTAGATTGTTTAGTTGCTTAGGAATCAGTGGTTTCCTGCCCTTTAGGCTTTCATTCCCCTCAACTCAAGCTAATCAATCACCtcagaataaacatttttttgtccctaaaatttcttctcaGACAGAATTGGTCTTTTGGGTCTATGGAAGAAGCAGTGTTTTGGGGAATGGTCTGGGTCTTGTATTGAAGAGATTGCTAAAGGAGGTGTGGCTGTAGGATGAGCTCCTATCTGGTTTAAGGAGACATATTATTGCAATCTAGCTTGACTCACAGGGGAGAATATGGCCAGGATCAAAATAAAGGTCaataggaaatattttaacaGTATAGTGAAGATTACAAAGATCAATTTTATATACATAGgatttaaacattttaacagtgtagaaaaagattacaaaatgtGTTTCCACTTGCAATAATTCTCTGTGCCCATAGTTCCCTCTATCAGTGTGAAAACTGGAAATTTTGCTGAATAGGTTTTTAGTTATTGGTTCTATCTAAGATTGtagttgaaaaattataaaagaatattgGGTACCCCTTGGCATGCCATCAGCACtggtatgatttttaaaaatgaacctaAAATTATGATGTGctaattgttttgatttcaaaattaattaaacCATAGGTGCCTACTGTCTTGTTTGAGGAAATttatgggtttttctttttttctcctgaagCTCTTCTCCCACAGTTTATCCCTTTCCTTGACATTTCACTTGATCTAAAGTGGCTCTAACCATCCCATTCCCTCAGTTTAGCTTGGTTTCTGCCTCCATGGCCTTGGTTTTAGTGAATCTCCCTTTGCTACCCTGAATAAGCCAAaggtatttattttgaatttatttaatttggaaGAACCACATTAATTAGGCAGTCAGGCATTTGGCAATTTTGTTAAAATGGTGTGTGAAGTTATTcccatattaaatataatttaaaactttATATGCATCTCTGAGTATTTTGCAGTTAAATATCTTTGGGGAAAGTATAATTGGGGAAAGTTAAAGTAATGGAGCATTTTAGGAATCAAGATGGCAAGTCACCTTATGGAGACAGGATTTTAGTATTTTAAGGAGTCAGAAAGGAGATGCCATGTTTTCAAACTTCCCCTTGCTATAGTCCATCAAATAAtactaaataattgaaattataaattgaatttcTGTAAAATCTTGGAAATTGAGGTAGAATTCATTTTGGTCTTATATCAAGTGAAATTTAATAATATTACTATATTAGGAAACTTGTAAACTATTTTGATctcattttaagtgaaatttagaattattactATATTAGGAAAGttgctattttttaaagtggTTATAAGgcaaatgctatttttattatcactTTAATTAAATGTAGCTACTTCATAATTTGACATGGTTTTTAATTAGGaaatctgataatttttttatataattttctgtaGATCTtataagggactgttgtgtgtctgggagtactgtaaactttcatgACCTGGTGTCCTCgagcaccagagccttgttttactTGTTGAAtgtagagtgccatgggagtgggagtggaccagggactggtgaggatatttaagcacttgtatttggtttaataaacagAGTACtaggagatcttggagatctaGGAGATCTATGAGATCCTTGTCTTCTTTGTCTCCTGCCCCCTCAACGTTTGCCTAGGGAAAGGATAAGCGAGTCTGGAAAGGAACTCAACAAGATCTGAATgtacatttaacaaaatttaagCCCCCTGATTAGGTGATTTttgaaaaagggagggaaggaatgggtTTACTCTATGTATAACTCTTTAAAGtctatatttgaaaggaaattaaggctatttaaataatatgaaattgtGAAATTGTTAACTGAGTTGTTGAGATTACCTTgagcttttaaaataaaaatatgaagtaaAATTTAAAGATCTGATAAGATATTGTTTTATTAagaacttttttctctttggcttAGAAAGCTGAGCCAGCTCAAAAACTGAAACATACTTAAAACAAAACAGGAAGTAACTTGAAAATGTTGTGtttactgttctattagaaaccaggagggatgggaattcagggaagcctggaagaatttgcatgaactgatgctgagtgaaatgagaagaactagaaaaacactgtacaccctaacagcaacatgggggtgatgatcaaccttcatggacttgcttattccatcagtgcaacaatcatggacaatttggggatatctgcaatggagaatactatctgtatccagagaaataattatggggtttgaatgaagaccaaagaatattacctttaatttagggaaaaaagttatcttattatgtaattcagctatcttttatactttatttttcttccttaaggatatgatttctctctcatcacattcagcttacaacaatgtgaagactaacagactgactttgACGGGGTAtagaaggaagattgggggggaaattgtaaagctcaaaataaataaaatcttttttaaaaagaaaatattgtgttACTATTTTGTGAATAATTTGAATAGATCTGAAAGTTTTtgtaatttgactttttttgtttgtttttttcaaggcaatggggttaagtgacttgcccaaggtcacacagctaagtattaattgtctgaggctggatttgaactcaagacttcctgactccagggctagttctctagccactgtgtcacctaacttctccctgtaatttgatttttaagttaAGTATTTATGGaaatataatctctctctctctctctctctctctctcttactatatatatatatatatatatacatatatatatacacatacacataaatatatatatgtgtgtgtgtttgtattataaactataaatcaaaagataaattataaaatttttctggCAATGTGGAACCCAGATTTGAAGTGATTTAGGATGTGCTCTTATTTGAGGTAGATTGAATCCTAGCAAAGTGTGTGGTATATAAGAGGTGATCAATAACTTCcaactttcttgattttttctcttcttccttccttcctatgaaatagtaaaataaaagagCTTGAAGGTACCTTAGTGATTACCTGATCCAATCTTCCTTGAAATGAGCAGTTACATGAATAGATTGAGACATACTCTAATATGGGCCATTTCACAATTTAAATCTGATAGTCTGGACACCCATTGTTTGAAGTAATCTTTTCAAATATAGAGAGGCTGCCAAGAAATCCTCATGTTTTCTTACTCCAACAAGGTTCTAAGGAAACATAGGAAAATTACTTGTATCTTTAAATATTATGTATTCAGATAGACCACCACACACCTTGGGGTGGTGATCTATATCCATCTCCAACATCATCCTCAATGAtactctcctctcctctgcccAGGAAGTCTGCCAAGCTTGACCTCCTTTTAAAAATTGGTGATCATTGTTTTTTGTTGctcatatatttttatagatcTCCAGTTGTGTACAAAACGATTGTCTTATTTTATCTAGTTAATGGAGATGTACAAGAGACcaacaaaagaagagaatgattagGCACCATTGCCAGGTCCCTGCTAGAGTTTAGATTCCTATCTAATGAGCAGTTTATAATTAActataaaattttcttaaatttgtgATTATAGATCAGTTctaatataagaatatataatagAGACATATATATAGGTGGTTTTGGgggttattgttgctgttattgtgacCAGACTTGGGGTTTTGTAATGTAACAAGCACCATCCATCAATATAAATGAGGACTTGCTCTGCAACTTGAAATTTTAGAGAATTGCTGGGGACAATAGGAGTCATATAATAAGTATGAACCCTAGTCTTGTTGAGTCAGAGCCTGGCTCTTGATCCTCTAGAATATTATGTCTACATGTGACCTCAAATATGTTCAAAGCATTTACATGCATATGATCccaaacatatgtgtatatatgtacatgataCACACTGCACAGCAAATATATTTGGCATTTATTTGTTCCTCACACAAACATGAATCCAGCATGTATTTATGCAGAATTGTGCATGTGTTTTGCATGTACTATAACATGTGTTTAATAACATAATATGTATAGCATTAATAATATGTTGTGATCCATGAAATGAGCAGCAATCTAGTAACTATTGTTTTAGCCAAGACAGTTAATGAAATGTATATATGTGGATACAATGCATGTAATGTCTAGCCATATTTATAATGTATGTcagcatgcatgtatatatacaaagtatgattgttgtatacatgtatatttagatatataagtatgtatatgaatatgcttataaaatatatatgtgtgtttatgttcCTAAAATATTTAGTTTTGTTGGAAAACTTCCTAGGTAATGATCCctggaaaaaaagtttattctctCAGTTCACACCTTGCACTATAGGGGATTATATCTTAAGGGTTTTCAGTAGATGAGATTTCTTTGGCAAAGTTCCTGAAAGTAATATGTGCTTTGGGTATTAATCTGACCTGACAACATAAGGGAGACAATTCAAATAAAAGGTGATGGCAGCTGCATAACCATGTCATATCTCCCAGCTTTTAAGAAGCTGTTCCAGGTATAGAACCAGAAGATTGAGAGGAAATGTTATCTTAGGGGCAGGGTATGGCATTTCTAATGTTTAAGTACATCCAAAGTAGATGTGCTTTCAGttagtaatttaatttattggcatttatttattgaaaacaTTGAAAATTATGATTGTGAATAATAATATGAAGTttagatgaaagaaaatttttgtatataacttgaaattattttatttatttcaagtaaTGTGTCTTTTTTGTAGGAAAATTTCGAATTTCAGTATCATCACAAACACGGATAAACCAAGTTTCTAAGAGAAGAATCATGAGTAGCAGTTCAGAGTCCCAGCCTGCAGCTGTACTTTTCTGCTTTGAAAATGTAAATGGGTCCTGTATTAAAAATCCCTACTCCCAAGGACCCCGTGTGATCCTCTATATGGCATTTGGCTCTGGAGCTTTGCTTGCAATATTTGGAAACCTGCTGGTAATGATTTCTATCTTTCATTTCAAGCAATTGCACTCTCCAGCCAATTTTCTCATTGTCTCTTTGGCCTGTGCTGATTTTTTGGTGGGAATCACTGTGATGCCCTTCAGCATGGTGAGATCTGTGGAGAGTTGCTGGTATTTTGGGGAGACGTTCTGTACATTTCATAGCTGTGGGGATATAGCATTTTGTTATGCTTCCCTCTTTCATTTGTGCTTCATCTCCATCGATAGATATATTGCTGTCACTGACCCTCTGATCTATCCAACCAAGTTCACTGTGAATATTTCTGGACTGTGCATTGCTCTCTCCTGGATTATCCCCATTACTTACAGTGGTTCTGTTTTCTACACAGGTGCCAATGATGATGGATTGGAGGAATTAATAAGTGCTCTCACCTGTGTGGGGAGTTGTCAGATTTATGTGAATCAAAATTGGGTGCTGGtagattttttgttgttcttaatCCCCACACTGGTTATTGTCATTCTTTACTCTAAGATTTTTCTTGTAGCTAAACTCCAAGCTAGAAAGATTGAAAATACAAGTAGTAAAGGGGAATCTTCATTCTCAGACAGTTACAAAGCCAGAGTGgccaaaagggagagaaaagcagCAAAAACACTGGGTATTGCAGTGATTGCATTTCTGATTTCATATTTACCCTATTCTATTGATGCATTATTTGATGCATTTGTAGGTTTCATCACCCCTGCCTATGTTTATGAAATCCTTTGTTGGTTTGCTTATTATAATTCTGCCATGAACCCTTTAATTTATGCTTTCTTTTATCCATGGTTTaggaaagcaataaaactgattgtAACTGGGAAAATCTTACAGGACAGTTCTTCAACCATGAATTTATTCTCTGAGCAAGGCAAAGCATTAGAATAAAGaattttacatcatatttttatGTACTTCTGATTTCTGAATATATGTGGAGAATTACTATATAATTACAAAGAGAATAGATAAGatagaaatcatttttcaaaagaggaataaaaattaaattagacaAGGCAAGGTTTCTTATTGTCTTTAAATAAATGTGTGGATTTCCTGATCACTAGTGCAAAAGACTTTGCTTACTTAAATTATACAGGATTAACTAAGGACCACTGCAATCTCTACAATTATTTCTCTTCAGGAATCCTCATTTTCTTCCctctgattttttgttttttatgatctGTCCCAAGACCTCTTGTGGTTTCATTTCCACAAAATACCTTCTTTGTATAGATGCCCCCTCCCTTGGGTATTTTTAATGGTTTCCCTCCTAAGCTCTGAACATTAAAATCCCTACAATTACCCTCCAAAGTATCAACTCAAACATATCTTTACTGATTCTCTTAGCCAGTCCATCCCCATCATTGATGTCTCTGGGGCTTTCTGAAActgtgttatttttattttccttttagtcTCCCAGTAACTAACCATTTAGTTTTCTCACCTCTCATCATTGAAGTATGACTTATTAATTACTTGACATATTTGGTATTGATGCATCCTTGATCCATTTCATTAGATCATTTAGTTAAAATTACCTTTAAATGTGTTTCCAGAGACTTcccttttaaataataaaaataatttgtaactgcattctgaaatatttatttcagtttaACTTATTGCatcagtttttattgttttaaaatatgaattataaatcATTCAATAGATTCAGGCAACAAATACTAGATATTCCTGTGTTAGGTAGTAGACTCAATGagaatacaaataattataaagaattatCTCTTTTCTCAGAAGATAAATAATCTAGAAGgcaataaaaaggaagaaacatagagcAGTGGAAAGAGAGTTAAACAGATTTAGCAGGCCTGAGTGTGAATCCTGGCCCTACCATTGctcccttttttcaccttgaacTTGATCTTTTTTGGACCTCATTTCCCATATCTACAAAATGTGAGAACTGAGTTAGATGACATCCAAGATTGCTTTCAGTTCTATATCTATGACCCTAAGGAAAAATTAACAGAGAAGTTATTCTATGGCTAGAATACTAGGTAGGCATTCAAGATCCTCCCCAATCTGAACCTTATCTATGTATCTCTATTTTCTACTACTCCCCTAAATAAATTACATGTATTTCTGTATCTGTAGATTTACTCAAATCTTTCCTTTGGTTTAGGATGATCATTTCCTCCCTAAATGTATCAAGTCACACCTTTCATTTCAGATCAGCTGCAGTTCTACCTGATAACCTCCCCCCAACTTCTGATTAACAACTTTGGGGATCAATCATCCTGACTCTTAGATCACtctcttatttaaaaaagtattaaacaACTTAGAAATATAGCAATGGCATGTGATTTGTACAAGGTTTTATGCATAAAAATGGCAAACCTAGGATGGATCCTAAAATTTTCTAATGCCAAAGCTGTTATATATTTCATTGTATTGTGCCTATCTT is drawn from Macrotis lagotis isolate mMagLag1 chromosome 5, bilby.v1.9.chrom.fasta, whole genome shotgun sequence and contains these coding sequences:
- the LOC141489914 gene encoding trace amine-associated receptor 6-like isoform X1, whose protein sequence is MSSSSESQPAAVLFCFENVNGSCIKNPYSQGPRVILYMAFGSGALLAIFGNLLVMISIFHFKQLHSPANFLIVSLACADFLVGITVMPFSMVRSVESCWYFGETFCTFHSCGDIAFCYASLFHLCFISIDRYIAVTDPLIYPTKFTVNISGLCIALSWIIPITYSGSVFYTGANDDGLEELISALTCVGSCQIYVNQNWVLVDFLLFLIPTLVIVILYSKIFLVAKLQARKIENTSSKGESSFSDSYKARVAKRERKAAKTLGIAVIAFLISYLPYSIDALFDAFVGFITPAYVYEILCWFAYYNSAMNPLIYAFFYPWFRKAIKLIVTGKILQDSSSTMNLFSEQGKALE
- the LOC141489914 gene encoding trace amine-associated receptor 6-like isoform X2, which translates into the protein MSSNLSQPAAVLFCFENVNGSCIKNPYSQGPRVILYMAFGSGALLAIFGNLLVMISIFHFKQLHSPANFLIVSLACADFLVGITVMPFSMVRSVESCWYFGETFCTFHSCGDIAFCYASLFHLCFISIDRYIAVTDPLIYPTKFTVNISGLCIALSWIIPITYSGSVFYTGANDDGLEELISALTCVGSCQIYVNQNWVLVDFLLFLIPTLVIVILYSKIFLVAKLQARKIENTSSKGESSFSDSYKARVAKRERKAAKTLGIAVIAFLISYLPYSIDALFDAFVGFITPAYVYEILCWFAYYNSAMNPLIYAFFYPWFRKAIKLIVTGKILQDSSSTMNLFSEQGKALE